Within Cellulophaga sp. L1A9, the genomic segment CAATTTTATCAGAAAATAGCTCTGTTAGCCTGTTTTCTAACTTATCTTTTGAAACATCATCTTTAGCAATTTTATTTAAAAAAGAAGTATTTAATAAAAAGTCGTTTTGATTTATTCTAATGAATTTATCATCATCTTTTTCTACAATATCACAGGGGTATAATACTAAAGGGCTACAAATTATAGGATCAGTACTAAGCCCTGTTGGTGTTTCTTTTCCTATAAAATAAAAACTAGCATAATACAATGATTTTTCTAATTTGTATAAGAGTAGTTCTTTCTCTAGCTTTTCAAGGTCTTTATTGTCATAATAAATTATAGGTGATTTTTGATTTATCAGCTGCTCATTATCTTTTACAAACCACTTAAATTTATACTTATTATTTAATATGTTATTTACCGTAAACTCTTTATAGTCTAGCTTATAACAATCTTTAAAGTAATTAAAAAAGTTCGTTGCCGAATTAACACGCATATTATAACTGTTAAAAACTAATTTTGAAAGGTTTACTATTAACGTATTATTTTTTTAAATATTGGTATTGTAAATAAACAACAAGCTCTTCTTTGGTTAAAGAAGAGCTTGTTGTTTACCGAAGTTATAGTATTGAACTAATATTATAACCCCATTTTTTTCTTAAGGGCTTCAAGGTCATTTTCGGCATTTATTTGTTTGCCATCTAAAACTTTATCAAGCTCTTCATCAATACTTTTAGATTCGTTTGCAATATCTCCATAAGCTTCAGCCAAGGCTTCTTCTTCAGTAACCTTCTCTTTCATTTTTTCTAACATGTTTACAGTGCTAGAACTATCAATTGCTGCCATTTGCTTATTTAAGTTTTTGGTAGCTTTCGAAACTTTTACACGAGCTTTAAGGGTTTTTAGTTCATTTTCCCACTTGCTAATGTTATTTCTTAAAACATTTACATTAGTTTCTAATTGAGAAACTGATTGAGAAAATTTTTCGACTTCAACAGTACAACGGTTTGCATGTTCTGCGTTTTCTTCTTTTTTAACTAAAGCTTCAGTCGCTAAACGATCTCCATCTTCGTTAGAAAGTTCTTCTTTACCTACTTTTTGCAATATTAACATAGCCTTATTTTGGTAATCTTTAGCTTTTGTTTCGAACTGTACTTTTTCGTTTTGAGAACGAATTAGCATAGCTTTTACCTGAGCAAGCCCTTCAAGAGCCTCGCCTAAATCACCTTTCATGTCCTTAATGCCTTGTTCAGTCATTTTAATAGGATCTTCCATTTTATCAATAGCAGAATGAGCTTCAGCTTTACCTACGTTAAATAATCTTTTAAATATATTCATGTTTTTTTATTAATAGTTTGTAATTAGGCTTTAGAAAACTGAATTATGTTTTCAGAATATTCACTTAACAATAAGCTTAGAGAGTTTATAGAACCTTCTAATTCGTTTAAATCAAGGTTTTCAATTTGTAATGTATCTCTAAAAATTACTTTTTCTCCTGTTTCATCTAAAACAAAAGCACCATGTATAATGTCTCTGTTTTTTTGTAATAATTGTTTAAAGATATCTTCACTTGGCTTTGTAATTTTAAAAATATACTGCTCAATTATTAAAATTGGGCTAGCAATTCCTATAATCAAATTGTTGATGCCTTCATCCTCATTTTGAATCATTAAAATTCCATCTTTCTCGTTTTCATGAGTAATGTTATAGTTCAACTCAAGCAAGTAATTTTTAATAATTTTAAATTGTTTTTTCATAGATTTTTACGAATTTTTCTGACTTTTCAGAGCTTTCATCCTTATAAGTTTTTGCTAATTATTTTAGAACTATCTTTGTTTTCTCTAAAAATTGTTACTTTTGATGTCTCAAATATAACTATTGCCGCTTAAATTGCAAATTTAATTAGCTGAATTATGTCGTTCTTCGGGAAAAATATAAAAAAAATTAGAGGAATAAAAGGATTAAGTCAAGAAGCTTTTGCAAATGTATTCCATTTAAAAAGAGCAACTTTAGGTGCTTATGAAGAGGGCAGGAGCGAACCTAAGATTGATACGATTATAAAAGTTGCTAATTATTTTAGTATATCTATTGATGATATGCTAACTAAAGATATAACTGTTAACCAATTATTGCGTTTTGATAGTGATATAACTACAGATGTAAATCAAATTGTAAAAGCAGGTTTTTCAGAGGTACCATTCGTTAATGCTCTCAATCGTAAAATTTTTATTGAAGAATTTAAAAGTTCACAAAGTTATAGCTCCTTACCTAAAATTAAAATACCTGTAGAAGCTAGCGTTCATTTATTAGCCTATACCGTTCAAGATTTATTTATGGAATCGAATGGTGAAGGATTGTTTCTTAACGATGTTGTTGTTGGCGAACATGTAGCGCCAAAAGATCTTGTTCAAGGAGATGTAGTAATTGTATTGCTAGATGAAGAATTGTTCATTAGAAGATTTGATAGTTCAGATACAGGGTATAATTTGTTAGCTGATCATATTAATATTCCGCCACTATTAATACCTTATAGTGTTTCTGTGTATTTCTGGAAGGTTTCGTATGTATTTTTAAAACAATACCCAAAATTTGCTTCGAAGTTAGAGGCTAGAATAAACCAGTTAGATGCTGAGTTAAAGCGTTTATCTTCAAAATAGATTTAAAGATAATTGCTTTGCTGTTCTATTTCCGTTTGATGTAAGAGGTGAAAAAATCTAATGGGAATTAAAGAAAAATTGTATTGATTGGGCGTATTAAGACAATTTAGTCTTGTTCGCTTTTGTAGTGAAAGACAATTCCTTTTTAACTCTAGAATTTTTGTGCATATATAAACGTGCCGTAGACGTTTCGTAGTTTGTTGTTGTAACGATAGTTTTTGTTGTCGTTTCTACTTTCACTTCTTTAGTAGTCTCTTGTGCTTGAGCAGTTACTCCGATAAAGATTAAAAAGATAGTGATAAGTAAAGTTTTCATGTCTTGTAATTTGTTACACTAGTATAACGCAGTACCTCTTGTTTTACTAGGTTCTCATTCGCTCAACGACACTGTTTTTCGTTGTCTTGGAAAATATCCGCTAAGCGGTAAAACTACCTCGATTAATGACACGTACACTATTTTCCGCTTGGCGGAACTCTGTGCATTTGGTCGGTAGTGAGCTGTAGGCGTTGGTTTTTATTATAGCGGTATGCCCTTTCGTTTATCGTTTACACATAGTGCCTTTTTGTATTAAAACATCAATAAAAAATTTCTTAACTTTCCTACTCACAAACAATAGGGCTATGAAAGATTTAAAAAAGGAGGCTATTTCTCAAGAGGTATTTGATTTGTATGATGATTATGCGCACAATAAATTAGACCGTAGGCAATTTGCAGAAAAACTATCGCTCTACGCGGTGGGTGGTCTTACGGTAGCTTCTTTATTAAGCTTTATGTCGCCCAACTATAAAGATACCTTACTGGTGCAACCCAATGATCCTAGCTTAGATTCTGACTATATTACCTATGATTCTCCTAAAGGTGGTGGTACTATAAAAGGCTTACTTTCTAAACCTAAGGATATTAAAACCAAACTTCCTGGAGTAATCGTGGTTCATGAAAACAGAGGTCTAAATCCGTATATAGAAGATGTAGGCAGACGCGTAGCCGTAGCGGATTTTATAAGTCTAGCTCCTGATGCCTTAACTCCGCTTGGCGGCTACCCTGGAAATGATGATGATGGAAGAGCCTTGCAAAAAGAACGGAACCAAGCAGAAATGTTGGAAGATTTTATTGCGGCCTATGAATACTTAAAAGCACACAAAGACTGCAATGGGCACATAGGCGTTGTTGGTTTTTGCTTTGGTGGGTGGATTGCCA encodes:
- a CDS encoding molecular chaperone Tir: MKKQFKIIKNYLLELNYNITHENEKDGILMIQNEDEGINNLIIGIASPILIIEQYIFKITKPSEDIFKQLLQKNRDIIHGAFVLDETGEKVIFRDTLQIENLDLNELEGSINSLSLLLSEYSENIIQFSKA
- a CDS encoding helix-turn-helix domain-containing protein, which codes for MSFFGKNIKKIRGIKGLSQEAFANVFHLKRATLGAYEEGRSEPKIDTIIKVANYFSISIDDMLTKDITVNQLLRFDSDITTDVNQIVKAGFSEVPFVNALNRKIFIEEFKSSQSYSSLPKIKIPVEASVHLLAYTVQDLFMESNGEGLFLNDVVVGEHVAPKDLVQGDVVIVLLDEELFIRRFDSSDTGYNLLADHINIPPLLIPYSVSVYFWKVSYVFLKQYPKFASKLEARINQLDAELKRLSSK
- a CDS encoding PspA/IM30 family protein, whose translation is MNIFKRLFNVGKAEAHSAIDKMEDPIKMTEQGIKDMKGDLGEALEGLAQVKAMLIRSQNEKVQFETKAKDYQNKAMLILQKVGKEELSNEDGDRLATEALVKKEENAEHANRCTVEVEKFSQSVSQLETNVNVLRNNISKWENELKTLKARVKVSKATKNLNKQMAAIDSSSTVNMLEKMKEKVTEEEALAEAYGDIANESKSIDEELDKVLDGKQINAENDLEALKKKMGL
- a CDS encoding dienelactone hydrolase family protein, whose protein sequence is MKDLKKEAISQEVFDLYDDYAHNKLDRRQFAEKLSLYAVGGLTVASLLSFMSPNYKDTLLVQPNDPSLDSDYITYDSPKGGGTIKGLLSKPKDIKTKLPGVIVVHENRGLNPYIEDVGRRVAVADFISLAPDALTPLGGYPGNDDDGRALQKERNQAEMLEDFIAAYEYLKAHKDCNGHIGVVGFCFGGWIANMMAVRIPELGAAVPYYGRQPEAEDVAKIKAPLLLQYGELDERVNAGIPAYEAELKANAIPYQVYIYPKVNHGFHNNTTPRFDKEAADLSWSRTIAFFKEHLK